Proteins from a single region of Drosophila biarmipes strain raj3 chromosome 3R, RU_DBia_V1.1, whole genome shotgun sequence:
- the LOC108026371 gene encoding zinc finger CCCH domain-containing protein 14, producing the protein MECNLGSEIGQKMRSAVKAKLLELGTGGSSGFIDDELPDYVMVMVANKRTKQQMNAELNLFLGDQTDLFVTWLHEVLQKLQEVTLPTSSASSKKRKSRGQGEPPKSKEKEKEKDKKGSKKDKKTRAEMSEPQPSSTDAMPVITSITDVFAEELLEKAKKTMDIDISAKDEILHKKKKRTSIENVEAPANKEQELPAVSEISSTTSGVNRQKDLAELAEIQKKIHAAKKHLRQIGEIGDESDEDDEDLLNLSAQDESVDQEPEEETPQTEAPPRKVKSPIVFKRREKTPERRPEAEPETDSRQEAVTEESSPKLDSATEKSKEDRSERRSVHDRLGSKSQQPAERSQRSQKELYVPAHRRRSEPEASKERSQRERSRERRTSRGTSRDTNRNHRQHRSPSPEAPSTKQRIGSRVIVAVNKPPEPSDDEDMADKPVNSVIKIKPRPQVSPRRQACKNLLLRAVADAQRSTILAKTSSKKETEEVGKISSSLGKRKSTDKSDRAPDRDRERERGKRSAPSNELFRRTTRELVVNVTQRDVKRTRRSNESRAEIKVVEEEYTPSLLTEPIEAYVPQLLTNVDELDLHISSHDEPSPSSGALKTQFVVTLNGDKALGGNNGKGGSSYRKRPSSSHRRSTSPVSTPQVSSSSAEPTSTTGDKRRRSNRDRSFSRSPTQSTGSPSLQATRSLNRNEVLRQPQEIKKIIIKNDTDEDDEMHGSPKKRSNKRQQAASATTSANGHKDNKVKAPPIEDGSTTPPLPAKPKQRAEKRGPSKEKPIRSSSAEAPAGATASDGATNSTSTVTKAKHTPIRFTLKNEDEPSPNKKRRSGSRERDAVGPEKRRVPIRSAEDRKYDNLPALSAVSVDSTVLKVNKPKERCKYHPNCTKQFCEYYHPTAACKSFPNCKFADKCMYSHPKCKFDLACMSIDCNYAHSGQRDLSHVQLTAPPLSSHVIPVQNYKSISAPVTSTTATTMCKYYPNCSKLGCTFYHPKPCRFGKNCVNKLECIFYHPEMQSKFKWVASLG; encoded by the exons ATGGAGTGCAATCTGGGAAGCGAGATTGGCCAGAAGATGCGC AGCGCCGTCAAGGCGAAGCTGCTGGAACTGGGAACAGGAGGATCATCTGGTTTCATAGACGACGAACTGCCGGACTATGTGATGGTCATGGTGGCCAACAAGCGCACCAAACAGCAGATGAACGCGGAGCTGAACCTTTTTCTCGGCGACCAGACCGATCTCTTCGTCACCTGGCTGCACGAGGTGCTGCAGAAGCTCCAGGAGGTCACACTGCCCACATCCAGTG cttcCAGCAAGAAGCGAAAGTCTCGTGGCCAAGGAGAGCCTCCCAAATCCAAGGAGAAAGAAAAGGAGAAGGACAAAAAGGGTTCCAAGAAGGACAAGAAAACAAGGGCAGAGATGTCGGAGCCACAGCCAAGTTCCACGGACGCCATGCCTGTCATCACCTCCATCACCGATGTCTTCGCCGAAGAGCTACTGGAAAAGGCCAAGAAAACCATGGACATCGATATCAGTGCCAAAGACGAGATACTGCACAAAAAGAAGAAGCGCACATCCATCGAGAATGTTGAGGCACCGGCTAACAAAGAGCAGGAACTGCCCGCCGTGTCCGAGATCAGCTCCACAACCAGCGGTGTCAATCGGCAGAAGGATCTCGCCGAGCTggccgaaatccaaaagaAGATCCATGCCGCCAAGAAGCATTTACGTCAGATTGGCGAGATCGGGGATGAGagcgacgaggacgacgaggatCTTTTGAACCTGAGTGCCCAGGACGAGTCGGTGGACCAGGAGCCCGAGGAGGAGACGCCGCAGACGGAGGCGCCACCAAGAAAAGTCAAGAGTCCCATTGTTTTTAAGAGGCGCGAGAAAACACCAGAAAGGCGTCCAGAGGCTGAGCCAGAGACTGATTCCCGCCAGGAAGCGGTGACGGAGGAGTCAAGCCCCAAACTAGATTCGGCGACTGAGAAATCCAAGGAAGACCGCTCTGAGCGGAGGTCCGTGCACGATCGTCTAGGTTCCAAGTCCCAGCAGCCGGCGGAACGATCGCAGCGCAGCCAAAAGGAGCTCTATGTACCGGCCCATCGGCGACGCAGTGAGCCCGAGGCCAGCAAGGAGCGGAGTCAGCGAGAGCGCTCCCGGGAACGGCGCACTAGCCGCGGCACGTCGAGGGACACCAATCGAAATCACCGCCAGCATCGTTCGCCCAGTCCCGAGGCTCCTAGCACTAAGCAACGCATTGGTTCCCGGGTAATTGTGGCCGTTAACAAGCCGCCAGAACCGTCGGACGATGAGGATATGGCCGATAAGCCGGTGAACTCCGTGATCAAGATCAAGCCCAGGCCCCAGGTTTCTCCCAGACGACAGGCCTGTAAGAACCTCCTCCTGCGAGCCGTGGCCGACGCCCAGCGCTCCACAATTCTGGCCAAGACTTCGTCGAAGAAGGAGACCGAAGAAGTGGGTAAGATCAGCAGCTCTCTGGGCAAGCGCAAATCGACGGATAAGAGCGATCGAGCCCCGGATCGCGATCGCGAAAGGGAACGCGGCAAGCGGAGTGCACCTAGCAACGAACTTTTCCGGCGCACCACTCGGGAATTGGTGGTCAATGTGACGCAGAGGGATGTCAAGCGTACACGGAGATCCAACGAAAGTCGCGCCGAGATTAAAGTGGTGGAGGAAGAATATACGCCTAGTTTGTTGACTGAGCCAATCGAAGCCTATGTGCCGCAGCTGCTGACGAACGTGGATGAATTGGACTTGCACATTAGCTCCCATGACGAGCCCAGTCCCAGTTCCGGAGCGCTCAAGACCCAGTTTGTGGTCACGTTAAACGGCGATAAAGCTCTGGGCGGTAACAACGGCAAGGGAGGCTCCTCCTATCGCAAGAGGCCGAGCAGCTCACACAGGCGCTCCACCTCACCAGTATCCACTCCACAAGTGTCGTCCTCCAGCGCTGAGCCGACGTCCACGACGGGGGACAAGCGACGCCGATCAAATCGTGACAGGAGCTTCTCGCGATCGCCAACACAGAGCACTGGCTCACCCTCCCTGCAGGCGACACGGAGTCTGAATCGTAACGAGGTGCTCCGGCAGCCACAAGAGATCAAGAAGATCATCATAAAGAATGACACCGATGAGGATGATGAAATGCACGGTTCACCGAAGAAAAGATCCAATAAGCGCCAACAAGCAGCGTCAGCTACAACCTCGGCCAATGGCCACAAGGACAATAAGGTTAAAGCTCCTCCTATTGAGGATGGCTCCACTACCCCCCCACTGCCGGCCAAACCGAAGCAGCGGGCGGAAAAGAGAGGGCCCAGCAAGGAGAAACCCATAAGATCTAGTTCAGCAGAGGCGCCAGCGGGAGCCACAGCCTCAGACGGCGCCACAAACAGCACTTCTACTGTCACCAAAGCCAAGCACACGCCCATACGCTTCACACTAAAGAACGAGGACGAGCCGAGTCCAAATAAAAAGCGACGTTCTGGCAGCCGAGAACGCGATGCAGTGGGTCCGGAGAAACGCAGAGTACCCATACGCAGTGCTGAGGACAGGAAGTACGACAACCTGCCTGCAT TAAGCGCGGTTAGCGTGGACTCCACCGTGCTAAAGGTGAACAAACCCAAGGAGCGCTGCAAGTACCATCCCAACTGCACGAAGCAGTTCTGCGAATACTACCATCCGACGGCGGCTTGCAAGTCCTTCCCCAACTGCAAGTTCGCGGACAAGTGCATGTACTCGCATCCCAAGTGCAAGTTCGACTTGGCCTGCATGAGCATTGACTGCAACTACGCCCACAGCGGTCAAAGGGATCTCAGTCATGTTCAACTGACGGCGCCTCCTCTAT CCTCTCACGTCATACCCGTGCAAAACTACAAGTCAATATCGGCTCCTGTGACCTCCACGACGGCGACCACGATGTGCAAGTACTACCCCAACTGTTCCAAGTTGGGCTGCACCTTTTATCACCCGAAACCCTGCCGCTTTGGCAAGAACTGCGTGAACAAGCTGGAGTGCATCTTCTACCATCCGGAGATGCAGAGCAAGTTCAAGTGGGTGGCCTCTTTGGGCTGA
- the LOC108026187 gene encoding PH-interacting protein has product METRQPSSGDAIRPELYFLISKFLAEGPLEETAKVLIRELEEKKVLPRRLDWLGNEHEQTFEELERKYKHIGANHLLEICGRLGPLVDRDLPPSVPGINSLLGTGRQNLLRTKDTVYCHRSLKDYCTRLHGVSLPDSRLTKPTHNLDRVLVGREHGGDVRRKLLVPTNLYSRTKLLRRTVGHLSSVYCVLFDRTGRYIITGADDLLIKIWSAADGRLLATLRGASSEITDIAINLDNTMLAAGSLDHILRVWDMQTTSPIAVLSAHTGMITSVNFCPSPCSDLKYLVTTSTDGSIAFWQYSTPRGQKITFAPKPTQYHEKLRPGQAQMMCTTFSPGGIFLAAGSADHHVRVYMMGEDGPKRILETEAYTDAVDSVQWSHRGLRFISGSKDGTAHIWTFESQQWKSAKLCMTERLASCPEPEEGKRLKVTMVAWDASDRYVITAVNDFTIKIWDSKSAKLHRVLRGHKDELYVLESNPRDEHVLLSAGHDGQVFLWDIEQGVCVANFLNDIDGQGHGSVFDAKWSPDGTMIAATDSHGHILIFGLGVCIEKYKMLPTELFFHTDFRPLLRDAQHHVVDEQTQIMPHLMPPPFLVDADGNPHPSRFQRFVPGRESCSLDQLIPNLTVGVDGVVIDDRGAGGDLAVAAAPAEAPPAALVPAAAGGAAGANYSHIDRMIAALANRQSVSANGNDANPSNGNPTFERLTNRQLPDSNGRQSSRGNVLGSRMSTSRQGWGAAGAAPAEDQAGPSHPPAGAASGLEHAAEHGQAQAQQALPIKFIRRTYVRPMKYPQLQNLKQTIYAAGQFEKQEYKREMRRRPIMINTASAASSQQTGNVGRPRNTRANGGGGGGPRAGRRRGAQAAAGQQQPAYRTRAVRDQEPERFDEVAPPPEEEEEDVSSNSSGDTSYSNVEENLEDSSDESETDSSDYSDWVADTPGPNLEPPKRSKRKPLSRRPRSSDDSSDDERAGRARGGQVTARKVGRKTVLFPPTDANGEIPELYRPAEWLSEVIPRKAPYYPQMGDEVVYFRQGHAKYLDAVRLKKVYKLTHSSEPWNFHNLRDHELVRVIGIKYEIRPPRLCCLKLAIIDEEGNMTGTTFKIKYHDMPDVLDFLVLRQTYDLAVQRNWSIGDRFRCMIVDGWWMGQIESRHALSADFPDSSFMCFRVRWDNGEYEFMSPWDMEPIDQARVPVEVGGAVEVLPEEIRATLYQPKSEEWHRGDRDGTCRRIINGLEQVMRLSIAEHFLAPVDLNIYPDYAYLIEYPIDLTTIKSRFENHFYRRITSAQFDVRYLATNAEQYNRRHAIIVKHSRIVTDLCLRIIREPDEIDVAAVYHQLADVYHSSESENEADSDVVPSTSTGPTTSAAAAAARQRVSSARRSTRIHSEGDWRADCRQLLDLMWSRTDSEPFREPVDTIDFPDYLEIIATPMDLRTVKEDLLGGNYDDPLDFAKDVRLIFQNSKNYNTNKRSRIYSMTLRLCALFESHIKTVITSWKAACRRANKNKSGSSGGGGRGGSSSSPNKRTNKERTTRRNPKPTAAARRLPLPNSSEDEDEDDDDDDDEDEEAETTRGRSRRRNGVAVSASSSGSNRVTSSSAAQQRRIKESSSEEEEEEETSAQATSDASSDEEERAQSNDSSPQQTRTRRARQRQRLSDDSNEHDSEDSYNPNEERSSRRRSGAKRTSSNRQNNGHSSKRRRLNKSPAAAAVAAAGSPRRTRRMAGSSAEEAASHSQHDESTQDSQVGRRKGRSANSRSHAIGNGPSTSAAAAANSSLESPSRNTRANGSRTSSHLAAENDHSYHLPVRNGRIIESDTDSPVTRPTRQSTKRALMDWGRGSDIEEEEEEESEEAEEILPTPTKDDVPSTSRAALAQAAAGSVRQLRTNRNTVVRPAQSDDDDDDSDNEPLANNQQKNYQSPAKASSTATTSAPHPLSLRRRLASPPERNTHMTRSHATSTTSSAAGSRAEQQPAVSTHDHNYLGNVNSSRAPRRILSRHQRNADELDTSQDVLENSRLLSAIANHRRPTSTTNSTSNSTSNVVTRRLRGRASQANSHDEDHEEEAAASDEGTDGGSSSQSYADEDEEDSDSEDNQPLTSYVSPSNGRTRRKTKTSSSSAATQERPLRRTRRPPSNNSFVNDDDDDYVEPRSRRSNRSGNQRAGRNQKRPRYNEQSEEEEAAAGYSHRSKRVRNGDAHASSQDRSQASTERDDDDEEEEVTSVDSDEQLVNVSSRGRVRKPSAKVRGIFKE; this is encoded by the exons ATGGAAACTAGACAGCCCAGTTCCGGTGATGCGATAAGGCCAG AGCTGTACTTCCTCATCTCCAAGTTCCTGGCCGAGGGGCCGCTGGAGGAGACGGCCAAG GTCTTGATCCGGGAACTCGAGGAGAAGAAG GTTTTGCCGCGTCGTCTCGATTGGCTGGGGAACGAGCATGAACAGACCTTTGAGGAACTG GAACGAAAGTACAAGCACATTGGCGCCAACCATCTGCTCGAGATATGCGGACGCCTGGGTCCGCTGGTGGATCGCGATCTGCCGCCCAGTGTGCCGGGCATCAATTCGCTCTTGGGGACCGGGCGCCAGAACCTCCTGCGCACCAAGGACACCGTCTACTGCCATCGCTCCCTGAAGGACTACTGCACCCGCCTTCATGGAGTCTCGCTGCCCGACTCGCGCCTGACCAAGCCCACACACAACTTGG ACCGAGTCCTCGTTGGCCGCGAACATGGCGGAGATGTGCGCCGCAAGCTGCTTGTGCCCACCAACCTCTACAGTCGGACTAAGCTGCTTCGTCGCACCGTGGGCCACCTGTCCTCGGTGTACTGCGTGCTCTTCGACCGCACTGGGCGCTACATCATCACCGGAGCGGATGATTTACTCATCAAGATCTGGTCCGCAGCAGATGGCCGTCTGTTGGCCACTCTGCGAGGCGCCTCCTCCGAGATCACAGACATAGCCATCAACTTGGACAATACCATGCTGGCCGCCGGCTCGTTGGATCACATTCTGAGGGTGTGGGACATGCAGACCACCTCGCCCATCGCCGTCCTCTCCGCTCACACGGGCATGATAACGTCGGTGAACTTTTGTCCATCGCCGTGCAGCGATCTGAAGTATCTGGTGACCACCAGCACGGACGGATCTATCGCCTTTTGGCAGTACTCAACTCCGCGCGGGCAAAAGATCACGTTTGCCCCGAAGCCTACGCAGTATCACGAGAAGCTGCGGCCCGGACAGGCCCAGATGATGTGCACCACATTCTCGCCGGGCGGCATATTTCTGGCCGCTGGCTCTGCGGATCACCATGTTCGCGTCTACATGATGGGCGAGGACGGTCCGAAGCGGATACTGGAGACAGAGGCCTACACGGATGCAGTAGATTCGGTTCAGTGGTCGCACCGTGGCCTGAGATTCATTTCGGGCAGCAAAGATGGCACCGCACATATATGGACGTTTGAGTCGCAGCAGTGGAAGAGCGCCAAGCTGTGCATGACGGAGCGTCTGGCCAG CTGCCCAGAACCGGAGGAGGGAAAGAGGCTAAAGGTAACCATGGTGGCCTGGGATGCCTCGGATCGCTATGTCATCACAGCTGTTAACGATTTTACT ATAAAAATCTGGGACTCGAAATCAGCCAAGCTGCATCGTGTCCTGCGTGGTCACAAGGATGAGCTGTATGTGCTTGAGTCGAACCCAAGAGATGAGCATGTCCTGCTGTCCGCCGGCCACGATGGCCAGGTGTTCCTGTGGGATATTGAACAGGGCGTTTGTGTGGCCAACTTTCTGAACGACATTGATGGCCAGGGCCATGGCAGTGTGTTCGATGCCAAGTGGTCCCCGGATGGCACGATGATAGCTGCCACCGATTCCCATGGTCACATCCTGATCTTTGGTTTGGGCGTGTGCATTGAAAAGTACAAAATG CTGCCCACGGAGCTGTTTTTTCATACGGATTTCCGGCCTTTGCTAAGAGATGCACAGCACCATGTAGTGGACGAGCAGACGCAAATAATGCCGCATCTGATGCCACCGCCGTTCCTGGTTGATGCAGATGGCAACCCCCATCCGTCAAGGTTTCAGCGATTTGTCCCAGGCCGTGAGAGCTGCAGCTTGGATCAATTGATACCAAATCTCACAGTTGGTGTGGATGGCGTAGTGATCGACGATAGAGGAGCAGGCGGTGATCTAGCTGTGGCCGCCGCACCCGCTGAGGCCCCGCCCGCGGCGTTGGTcccagctgctgctggaggagcAGCGGGAGCTAACTACTCCCACATAGACCGCATGATTGCAGCCCTGGCCAATCGGCAATCGGTTAGTGCCAATGGCAACGATGCCAATCCGAGCAATGGCAACCCTACTTTTGAGCGCTTGACCAATCGTCAACTGCCGGACTCCAACGGCCGGCAATCCTCCCGTGGCAACGTCCTGGGCAGTCGTATGAGCACATCTCGCCAAGGATGGGGTGCGGCAGGTGCTGCGCCAGCTGAGGACCAAGCGGGACCGTCTCATCCACCCGCAGGGGCTGCATCAGGACTAGAACATGCAGCTGAACATGGACAGGCACAAGCGCAGCAGGCACTTCCCATAAAGTTCATCCGCCGCACCTATGTGCGTCCCATGAAGTACCCCCAGTTGCAGAACCTCAAGCAGACCATCTACGCCGCCGGCCAGTTTGAGAAACAGGAGTACAAACGCGAGATGCGTCGCCGACCGATCATGATAAACACTGCCAGTGCAGCATCTTCCCAGCAGACAGGCAATGTGGGTAGACCAAGGAATACGCGTGCCAatggtggcggcggcggcggcccgAGAGCTGGAAGAAGACGTGGCGCTCAGGCTGCAGCCGGACAGCAGCAACCCGCTTACCGCACACGCGCTGTGCGAGATCAAGAGCCGGAGCGCTTCGACGAGGTCGCACCGCCgcccgaggaggaggaagaagaTGTGTCCAGCAACTCGTCCGGCGACACCAGCTACTCGAATGTGGAGGAAAACCTAGAGGACAGCAGCGACGAGTCGGAAACCGACAGCTCGGACTACTCCGATTGGGTGGCGGATACTCCCGGCCCGAATCTGGAGCCCCCGAAGCGCTCCAAACGCAAGCCGCTATCTCGGCGACCTCGCAGTAGCGATGACAGCAGCGACGATGAGCGGGCGGGCAGAGCCAGAGGTGGACAGGTCACGGCCCGGAAGGTGGGACGCAAGACCGTTCTGTTCCCGCCCACAGATGCTAATGGAGAGATACCGGAGCTGTATCGCCCGGCTGAATGGCTGTCGGAGGTGATTCCCCGCAAGGCTCCCTACTATCCGCAGATGGGCGACGAGGTGGTCTACTTCCGGCAGGGACACGCCAAGTACTTGGACGCCGTGCGCCTAAAGAAGGTCTATAAGCTGACGCACAGCTCGGAGCCGTGGAACTTTCACAACCTGCGCGACCACGAGCTGGTCCGAGTCATAGGAATCAAGTACGAAATCCGTCCACCACGACTGTGCTGCCTGAAGCTAGCCATTATCGATGAGGAGGGCAACATGACGGGGACGACGTTCAAGATCAAGTACCACGACATGCCCGACGTCCTGGACTTTCTCGTGCTTCGTCAGACCTACGATCTTGCTGTGCAACGAAACTGGAGCATTGGCGATCGGTTTCGTTGCATGATTGTCGACGGCTGGTGGATGGGACAGATTGAATCGCGCCACGCCCTCTCCGCCGACTTCCCCGACTCCTCCTTTATGTGTTTCCGCGTGCGCTGGGACAACGGCGAGTACGAGTTCATGAGTCCCTGGGACATGGAGCCCATCGACCAGGCCAGGGTGCCGGTGGAAGTGGGAGGAGCTGTTGAGGTTCTGCCGGAGGAGATACGCGCCACACTGTACCAGCCAAAGTCGGAGGAATGGCATCGTGGAGATCGCGATGGCACCTGCAGACGCATAATCAATGGATTAGAGCAG GTAATGCGTCTTTCTATAGCGGAGCATTTCCTGGCCCCCGTCGACCTGAACATTTATCCGGACTACGCTTATTTGATCGAATATCCCATCGATCTGACCACGATAAAGTCTCGCTTTGAGAACCACTTCTACCGCCGCATCACCTCAGCCCAGTTCGATGTGCGCTACCTGGCCACCAATGCGGAGCAGTACAACCGCCGGCACGCGATTATTGTCAAGCATTCTCGGATTGTCACAGACCTCTGTCTGAGGATCATCAG GGAACCGGATGAGATTGATGTGGCTGCTGTTTATCATCAGCTGGCAGATGTGTACCACTCCTCCGAGTCGGAGAACGAGGCAGATTCGGATGTGGTGCCGTCGACCAGCACAGGTCCAACCACTTcggcagccgcagcagcagccaggcAGAGAGTATCCTCCGCCCGACG atcCACTCGAATTCACTCGGAAGGCGATTGGCGAGCCGATTGCCGACAACTGCTCGATCTGATGTGGTCTCGAACGGATTCGGAGCCGTTCCGCGAGCCCGTGGACACCATCGACTTCCCTGACTACCTGGAGATCATAGCCACGCCCATGGATCTACGCACCGTGAAGGAGGATCTGTTGGGCGGCAACTACGACGACCCGTTGGACTTTGCCAAGGATGTGCGATTGATTTTTCAGAACTCGAAGAACTACAACACCAACAAACGCTCGCGG atttactCCATGACCCTGCGACTCTGTGCGCTCTTTGAGTCCCATATCAAGACGGTGATCACCAGCTGGAAGGCGGCCTGCAGGCGTGCTAATAAGAACAAGTCGGGCAGCAGTGGCGGCGGAGGACGTGGTGGATCCAGCAGTAGTCCAAACAAACGGACCAACAAGGAGCGCACCACGCGACGCAATCCAAAACCGACGGCCGCGGCCAGAAGATTACCACTGCCTAACTCTAGTGAGGATGAAGACGAggatgatgacgacgacgatgatgaagACGAGGAGGCGGAAACCACAAGAGGGCGCTCTCGTCGCCGAAATGGCGTGGCCGTCAGTGCTAGTTCGTCTGGCTCCAACCGTGTAACTTCCTCATCCGCCGCCCAGCAACGCCGAATCAAGGAGAGCAGCAGcgaggaggaagaggaggaggaaacCAGTGCGCAGGCCACTTCGGATGCCAGCAGCGATGAGGAGGAACGAGCCCAGTCCAATGATAGTTCGCCACAGCAGACACGCACGCGCAGGGCCAGGCAGAGGCAGCGGCTCAGCGATGACTCCAATGAACACGATTCCGAGGATAGCTACAATCCCAACGAGGAACGCAGCAGTCGCCGACGATCGGGAGCCAAGCGAACATCCAGCAATCGACAGAATAACGGGCACTCCAGCAAGCGGCGGCGGTTGAACAAGAGTCCAGCCGCAGCGGCTGTGGCTGCCGCTGGTTCACCCCGCCGAACGCGTCGCATGGCTGGTAGTTCCGCTGAGGAGGCGGCCTCCCACTCGCAGCACGACGAGAGCACCCAAGACAGCCAGGTAGGGCGCCGAAAGGGCCGCTCGGCGAACAGCAGATCCCATGCCATTGGCAATGGGCCGAGTACTAGTGCCGCAGCAGCTGCCAACTCCAGCCTGGAGAGTCCCTCGCGAAACACTCGGGCCAACGGCAGCAGAACCTCATCCCATCTGGCCGCCGAGAACGATCACAGCTACCACCTGCCAGTCCGTAACGGACGCATCATAGAATCCGATACGGACTCCCCTGTAACGAGACCGACCCGCCAGAGCACCAAGCGGGCTCTGATGGATTGGGGTCGCGGCAGCGACAtcgaagaggaggaggaggaagaaagCGAAGAAGCCGAAGAG ATCCTGCCCACACCCACAAAAGATGACGTGCCCTCTACCAGTCGAGCCGCTCTGGCTCAGGCCGCTGCTGGTTCTGTCCGTCAGCTGCGTACGAACCGCAACACCGTCGTCCGTCCAGCCCAGAGTgacgacgatgacgacgacaGTGACAACGAGCCGTTAGCCAACAATCAGCAAA AAAATTACCAATCACCTGCAAAAGCAAGCTCAACGGCAACAACATCAGCACCTCATCCGCTCAGCCTGCGGCGTCGCTTGGCCTCGCCGCCGGAACGGAACACCCACATGACCCGTTCCCATGCCACCTCCACGACGTCCTCGGCCGCAGGCTCCCGGGCCGAACAGCAGCCGGCGGTGTCCACCCATGACCACAACTACCTGGGCAATGTCAATTCGTCAAGGGCTCCGCGACGCATTCTGTCTCGCCATCAACGAAACGCCGATGAGCTTGACACCAGTCAGGATGTGCTGGAAAACTCACGTCTGCTCTCTGCCATAGCCAATCACCGGCGACCCACCTCCACCACGAATAGCACTAGCAACAGTACCAGCAATGTGGTAACCAGACGACTGCGGGGACGAGCGAGTCAGGCGAACTCCCACGATGAGGATCATGAGGAGGAGGCGGCCGCCTCGGACGAGGGCACCGACGGCGGCTCCAGCTCCCAGAGCTACGCCGACGAGGACGAAGAGGACTCCGACTCGGAGGACAACCAGCCACTGACCAGCTACGTCTCGCCCAGCAATGGACGCACGAGGCGCAAGACGAaaacctcctcctcctctgcGGCAACGCAAGAGCGTCCTCTGCGGCGCACCCGTCGCCCGCCATCGAATAACTCCTTCGtgaacgacgacgacgatgactATGTGGAACCGCGCAGTCGTCGCAGCAATCGAAGTGGGAACCAGCGTGCCGGTCGAAATCAGAAGAGGCCGCGCTACAACGAGCaatccgaggaggaggaggcggcggccgGCTATTCTCACCGGAGTAAACGAGTTCGCAACGGCGATGCCCATGCCAGCTCCCAGGATCGATCGCAGGCCTCCACCGAGcgtgacgacgacgacgaggaggaggaggtcaCTTCGGTGGACTCGGATGAACAACTGGTGAACGTAAGCAGCCGGGGCAGGGTGCGCAAACCATCTGCCAAGGTGCGCGGCATCTTCAAGGAGTGA